From the genome of Coffea eugenioides isolate CCC68of unplaced genomic scaffold, Ceug_1.0 ScVebR1_2032;HRSCAF=2990, whole genome shotgun sequence:
CATagaaccggaccggtgccatggccggttcgcggttcaaccgtccagtccggtccggttttcaaaatatTGCAAGAGGTATAATTAATCGAGTTTACCTTGGAGCCTTTTGGTACTGTGAACCCTTCATAGGTGAAATCAGTGATAGCCTCTCTAAACCCTCCAAACCCTGGTGTCGATATCCTCAAGACTTCACTAGCAACGCTCCAAGAGTACTTCATCTTCTGTATATCCTCCCAAGTAAGGTGGTCTCCTTTTGGCTTTACatctaaaatttcattttgttctGTAGGCACCAAGCATAGAGGAAGGATATGTGACACATATAAATTTATGTGGAAGAAGATATTGTTaccaatcaaataaaaaaaagaacgCTTCTGCTTCTAATATTGAGTTGCCTTTACACAATCAAGACTCCCTCTGGTTCACTGTCAAACAACTACTCTACACTAAATAAGTAAAtttaataaaacaaaagaagtttGGGTTAATTATTTGAGTATATGAAATTATCAAACATGTTTGTTTGACATGAAACAAGAAATTATCAAGCAGGAAACTATCCAACATGCTTATCAAGCATATTCAAAATCCGAAATGTCTTGTCTTCTATATTCCTCCTGCTCATCTACTTTATTTATTGCTATAATGTTTGATACGTTAATGCTTAGCAAAACAAAATACGATTTTACAATGCTTATGCTGAATAAGTCCTCACGAATAACCAAAAGTTACATAGGCATATCAATAAAGAGCATCAGTTGCGGGTTCAATAACTTTACTACATATTCATGTTGCCATATCCTTTCCTTCTGTAGCTTAAAACTATTTTGCAGGATGGCCAGAATTTTATGAATTTCCCAGCATAAAATGGGGGGTCTTGGCTGGTCAGGTCTAGTTTGATGACCTTCATTCGACTTCTATAATTTTGTATTTCGTCATCTTTTTAGTATATACAGCCATCCTGCTAAGCAAAGAATGCCAAATTgagattaaaataaaataaagggtAAATTACTAATAACCCCTCTATGGTTTCATTTATTGCCACATAATCCCCCTAATGTTTTCACCCCCTATGATTTCATGTAAACTAGAAATTGCCCTTACTTAATTTCTAAATCAAATGACGACTTAACCATCTTGTATAAAATTGTAGGGAGATGATgtggataaatgcaaaaattacAGGGGGTAAATTTGATATTTATGCAAATTATAGGGGATTAAGTGGATATTAGGATTTCATCACAAACATTTTTAGAGCGTGTGTGGTCTAATCACTATAACTAATTATACATTCCGTCcattttttcactttacataCAACCATTGCTGTTTTTAAATTGTAGGGGGTTCATCTAACATTATGCAAAACTTCAGTGGAATCATACGTAATTTACCCTAAACTAAACATGGTTTCGGGTAACATGTGCCGATGAGCACTGGCCGATAGGTCTCAGTGTTGATTCATTATGAAAGTCTGGCATTCTAATGAAGACGGGTTTCAGATTTTAATTTAGTATGAAAGTGaattcaaatcaagaaaatgtcTAAATAGAAGGGGTTCTAAATGTTAACGTGTACGAGCAAATGGCAAATTGAGTGTAAATTATATATGTGACTAAACAGAGTCTAATTAGCAAGGCTCCGTGGAATAATGCATACAAGATTACTGGAATAATTAActagggttattatcactttacccccttaaactatatcactattATCAGTTTACCTccctaacgttatcttttaatcactttacccttataagtaattcaactcacatgttaagaaattttggacaaaaatacccttttattttatagcattactacattgttattatcactttattcatttagattatagtgatacaatcattttagttcctaacattattttttaggcattttacttcatcgttaatctaactagtatggtcaaaaaattttaaatatatttacccttttttatatataattaaaaataaaaaaattggaatggttattcttccttttttttcactttaagagatcgaaaaacataaaaataaaagggttttctcaaatttctttttttcacacttattaatactaggaaaagaaaaaaatacaaaagaagaagaaagaaaattagattttgcaaagaaaaaaataaagaaaagtctaacattatTGTATTACATTAAGGTTGTTGGGATTAGGATTGAAATTTGGTAGTAAAcagaaaagtgaaataattttaaaataataaaagtatttaattctttcttatttgtaatttttaaaaaaaagaattgagctctctccctctcccctctccatctttctattcttttttgatattaataagattgtcaagaagaaagaaattaatactttgactttttttcttgatactaaaaaggagaagagtcactctaaattttttattatttttattatgcaaagagagggtattttcttctaaagttttttaacttgctaagttggtttaatggtaggataaattgcctaaaaaataactctagggggtaaattgataatgagactatagtttatggaggtaaagtgataataattttaagggttaaacatgtcttttcactttaattaacaaactctgTTAAGTTTGATTGTTAGttttgggggtaaagtgactaaaagataacgttaaggggGAAATTGACAGTGACACCAaacgttaagggggtaaagtgataataacccaacTAACTATCGAACTTACCTCTAAAGACAGAATCGTACACATCCGGAAGCTCTGCAAGATACTTCATGATGCTAGTAATTGTGCTATGCATGGTTGAGAAACTTGCCAGTAACAAGCCAGCCAAATGGCTAGCAACGTCTTCGTCACAAAATGCCTGACCATTTTCATCTTTTGCCAGAAGCATGGTTGACATGAAATCCTTCCTTGAAGACAAATCATGCCCTTGAAGATCAATCCTTCTTTGTCTAATTGTTGCCATAAGTTCTTTACTAATAAGCTTGGCCGCTTTGATGGCTCGATTCAAAGCCGTTCCTGGCAAATTTATTGGCATTGAAAAAAAACCTTCTTCTATGTCCTTCATGTTTTTCGCCAATCTCTCAATTTTTCCTGGATCATTGATGCCCAAGAATATATTACTGGACAAGGTGAACAAGTACCTCTTTGTCACATCACAAACGCTCACTTGTTTGCAATTCCAGTCTGTTTGCAAATGCTGTCTGGTTACCTCATCTATGATTGAAATATATTCTCGAAGTCCATCTATCTTTAGAATCCAGCGAAGAAGATTACGTAGAGTGTGTGATTGCACTGCGCTAGGCTTCTTATCGGTCTTCGGGAAAATTGTGTCCAGTGTAGTCGGCCACCATACTTGGACCAACTTTTTCTCATTTGAGAACAGAAACTTGTTCCCCTCAACATTGGAAAATATCACCATGGTCTTTCCGATCAATGAAGTCCTGAAAATGCTGGACGAATACTTATTCCACCTTTCTGTTAAAAACTTATATGTCAGATTTTCTCGACGTTTCGAGTAATAATCATAAGTCTCACCAATTAGGGGCCAACCCAGAGTGCCTGGTGGAAGCATTGGCTGTCGAGTCCCAGACTCGGTTGTTACATTGTGGGACTTCTTTCTCATAGCAAGCTTGTGCAGGCATAGATATGCTGCAGGAATTAGAGATAGAAGAAGCAGCAGAAATTGTAAGAAATCCATCAGCATGTCAGAGGAATTGGggcttttttcttttaaagtaTAATATGGGTATTGAAGATTAGGTCAACAAAGAAAAACTGAATGGATAAACCCGGCAGAGCTCTGGGGATGAAGGTTCTTTTGCACGCTGCAGTGCTTTATAGTGGTCGCAGAGAGAGTTACGTGTGTaatggatttttcttttcttttaaccaaaagaaggaaaaaaataaaaataaaaaaagaagtttgTCGATGGTAGCCATGGGCGGAGCCATGTTGAGTTGGGGATCCGCAATTGCTCCCCTCAACTTTGACGAGTCTttaaagatggcttgaaaaacTTTAAAACTTTTATTTCGTCTTGCATTACCACCACttgaaatttcttatatttcCTTCTGTCGCTTATGAAGTAACTAGATTTATCACTTATTTTAAACATGAAGACatccaaaattaaaattcaataatattatttaaaaacaaaataagaatcTTCAAACTTTTTCCACGTAAAAACAAATGAATGAATCATTTTTATTTGAATCAAATTTTTAAGAACTACTGTTGTTTAGTACATTAAAAGCAGGAATCATATATTGCTTGAACATTATTATTGTCCTTGATACTCTttataattttgaaaagattgaCACGTCtgttgtactttttttttaaaaatttttttgtaggAGGGGAAATATATATGAATTTAAGAACCGGGAGGAGAAAGAAATTTTTGAGCCTAGAACATTTAAATCTTGGGACtttaattttaatcactggatcAATGCTTTTTCGGCGTACCATATACATATCTTTAACATTGTGTACTATTGTTAATTATatctgaaaaaaaataaatttgcctcAGTGATATTGAATTGTACACTGAAGCACTTACAACCCCTAACCTTGACATCCATTAGACAGAcctttcaaaacaaagtaaattaATCATTCAGAATGTTTCTTTCTTTAGTTAAGCACAAGAGTGAGAAGCTTCTTAAAGGCAAAATCTTACTGAAAAGCAAGTTATAAATCTAAAGATTGAGAGGGGAAACAACGGTTGACTCAATGTTGAAATGGTGTATTTGATTCAACGAAATACATATTTTTGTATAGAAATGGTGTATTATTTATCTCTTAAATAAACGTTTGGGTAAAAAATAAATGGACGAAAATGGCCATTGTTCTTGGTTAAGACCAGTTTGACTTTGCGGTACGTttacaaaaacaaaatgcttTTAATTGCTAGAAATACTTTTAGGATGTTTAGTAACCACCGCAACCCGAAACGGACAAGAGCTGTTACCCGCTTTCCCAAGTTCAATTCCTACACTTTTCTCTATGCAACTAATTATCCACAAAATCTTTAAACTATACAATAGTAGCAGCATTCTAGTACAAGtcaatttttatttgctttttttcCCGGAGAGTTTCTACAATGCATCTCGAGCATTAAAGATCTGGGCAATTGCCTTTCAGCACCTAACAACCGCAACCTAATCATCGACCAATCCATGATCTCAAAGTTCTGTTTTTTAAGCATTGATATGTCAGCTTCCTTCTGGTTTTGTACCCGAGGCGGAGTTGGGCTTGCGTGGTGGACAACAGAGATTCCATTACAAATTGCTTGGCTAGAAGAACTAGAGTATCATCCAATTCCCacttattttattcctttgccCATAAAACAAATTTCATTTGCTATAATCATGGGGAGACAATAATAATATTCCACTCGAGGCACCATCTGAACCCCTTGCAATACTTCCAGAATTGGCGAAACCCATAAGATTTTTCAATACATGGgtttggtttcttttttctttctttctttcttttttaattacACGAAAGATGCTGAAATAAAATTAAGCGGACTAACAGGTGGGTATGGTTTCTAGTCTCTAGTTTCTTTGTAGCAGCgaatttccttaaacatgttgaaattaagatGTACTAGTTTTTATCAGCAGAGCTGAAAACGGTAGTCTCCAGAGCAAAGTTCAAGCAAACATGCATAATCTTTATATGTTTATTATACACGATACCCAATTGCTGCTACGAATTTATTTTTGTGCTCACAATAGCTATCGAGTAAATCTTATTGACAGTGTATAAACTATCATCGTTAAATTCATGATATTACTATAATCTATTAGTACTTCTTTGATTGCAAAAGTTAACGGTTGCCAAGTTTAGGGGTCAGAGGATGCCATAAACCCCGATGGAATAAATCTGTTGATTATAAATTATTTAGTTGACATGCAATAATATCTGTAGATATGTTACTAATATCATCATAAATATTGtctcttcatttttgctcttcaTTTTCTACAATTCGAAACCCCTGCAATTGATGAGCCTAGTGTTAAATCCGCCTTGAACTATTTATGGAAATGTAAAATTTAAGGCTACGATTAAAGTTTTGGAAAATGCATAAGGGCATTTTTTATTGCCCAATATGTCCAAGGGTCAAAATGATATATCACAAAAGTTAAGAGTATCAGCGTTCAATTCCTCCTTTTATGCTATTTGCATAGAGTTCCTTCTCTGTTTTTATCTTCTTCGTCTCCTTTTTCTAATTTCTCTCGTTCTTCACTTCAtcctctttttatttttagtttttattgtttgcttcctttttctttattcaCACAAATAAAAAACATGGaatcttcttatttttgtttttctttctcttcactGGTCACATCCTCCTTTGTGattgtttccttctttctttcaatTTGATTTTAGATCTTAAgacattcttttcttttttttttttttttttttaacatctGCTAAGAAATTAATTAGAATAGTCATACTAATACAATTGTATATCAACTTTTATACGCAT
Proteins encoded in this window:
- the LOC113756176 gene encoding dammarenediol 12-hydroxylase-like — translated: MKDIEEGFFSMPINLPGTALNRAIKAAKLISKELMATIRQRRIDLQGHDLSSRKDFMSTMLLAKDENGQAFCDEDVASHLAGLLLASFSTMHSTITSIMKYLAELPDVYDSVFREQNEILDVKPKGDHLTWEDIQKMKYSWSVASEVLRISTPGFGGFREAITDFTYEGFTVPKGSKIFWTFDATHKNPKYFPDPEKFEPSRFQGNGPAPYAFVPFGGGPRMCPGNEYARVVMLVFMHNVVTKFRWEKLIPGENMIYYPAPRPARGLPVTLHPNKP